In Sphingobacterium zeae, one genomic interval encodes:
- a CDS encoding S9 family peptidase yields the protein MKASSYKYWKHKLIGLLLVGIAPAFAQGSATDSLIVASDLVRIKNIIDLQVKPDGSELAYAVRGIVADTTKHAVFRYETLWYVNRTASAAKLDPQQVDQQFTQILYSPDGRRWAVGKGSNKRSQLFLFPSDGQQPQQLTKLEQGVGTVRFSPDGSKVLISSSFTLGELVKSKDFNPAGQVPAWSLEKPADKGNASLLAEPAQKDRDGSLPQIIAYLKHDEQQDIAKLTNKLQFQTENSTTGEIRFTQWYVLDLAAKTPPVALTQGFRSHTGAEFVGNNRVLLSVETENGLHPDRVGSTDLVLFDLSNNKRQVILGDSIHRFQVAAVSASGKWVAVNRSLQNSLTVGGLFIYDTQNWKGNSLGVDRSLSNVQFAADEKSVYFIASDRGGRTLNRADIKSRTIQTLSSVEEGIGDYWVNGQKAFYTKTTFANPSELYRADPNFKAGTAITAINSAWLSGKNIGIAQKSSFRNEKGLEVDYWLLKPAHYQKDKRCPLLVEIHGGPASMFGPADASMWHEYQYFRARGYAVLFSNPRGSSGYGEQFLKANFNDWGAGPSRDVLEAVDLSLATGIVDSAQLFITGGSYGAYLTAWILAHDSRFRAASSQRGVYDLYVFFGSANVWPMLKRYFDGFPWEKGMRDILLAQSPTTYAENIKTPLLIFHGEQDNRTGPVQSDFLYKQLKYLGRDTEYVRHPRADHEITRSGDVGQRLDQLLRTYEFFERYRH from the coding sequence ATGAAAGCTAGTTCATACAAATATTGGAAACACAAGCTCATTGGTCTGTTGCTGGTGGGGATTGCTCCAGCTTTCGCCCAGGGGTCAGCTACGGATAGTTTGATCGTGGCTAGTGATTTGGTTCGAATAAAAAATATCATTGATCTACAGGTGAAACCTGACGGCAGCGAACTGGCTTATGCTGTGCGCGGTATTGTTGCCGATACGACCAAGCATGCCGTTTTTCGCTATGAAACGCTCTGGTATGTAAACAGGACAGCATCGGCAGCAAAGCTTGATCCGCAGCAGGTGGACCAGCAGTTTACGCAAATATTATACAGTCCGGATGGACGCCGGTGGGCTGTTGGCAAGGGAAGCAACAAACGTTCGCAGCTTTTTTTATTTCCATCAGACGGTCAGCAACCTCAACAGCTAACCAAGCTCGAGCAGGGGGTGGGTACTGTACGATTCAGTCCTGATGGTTCAAAGGTTCTTATATCAAGTAGCTTTACGCTTGGCGAGCTGGTAAAAAGTAAAGATTTCAATCCGGCTGGCCAAGTACCGGCATGGTCTTTGGAAAAACCTGCAGATAAGGGCAATGCATCCTTATTAGCCGAGCCTGCACAAAAAGATCGCGATGGTAGCCTGCCCCAAATAATTGCCTACCTAAAACATGATGAACAGCAGGATATCGCCAAGTTGACCAACAAATTGCAGTTTCAGACAGAAAATTCTACGACGGGCGAAATCCGCTTTACGCAGTGGTACGTCTTGGACCTCGCTGCTAAAACACCGCCCGTCGCATTAACCCAGGGCTTTCGAAGTCATACAGGAGCGGAATTTGTAGGGAATAACAGGGTTCTTTTAAGCGTAGAGACCGAAAATGGTCTTCATCCGGATCGTGTAGGATCGACCGATCTTGTTCTATTTGATCTGTCCAACAACAAAAGACAGGTTATTTTGGGTGATAGCATACATCGTTTTCAGGTGGCTGCGGTATCTGCATCGGGAAAATGGGTGGCCGTGAATCGAAGTCTGCAGAATTCATTGACGGTAGGTGGATTGTTTATCTATGATACCCAAAATTGGAAAGGGAATAGCTTGGGCGTGGACCGTAGCTTGAGCAATGTACAGTTTGCGGCAGATGAAAAATCTGTCTACTTTATTGCGTCGGATAGAGGCGGGCGCACCCTGAATCGTGCGGATATAAAAAGCCGAACTATACAAACCTTGAGTTCGGTGGAAGAGGGGATTGGCGATTATTGGGTAAATGGGCAGAAAGCGTTCTATACAAAAACCACCTTTGCAAACCCATCAGAACTGTACCGCGCAGACCCCAACTTTAAAGCGGGGACCGCCATTACGGCAATCAATTCAGCTTGGCTCTCGGGAAAAAATATTGGAATTGCACAGAAAAGCAGTTTCCGAAATGAAAAAGGACTGGAAGTAGACTATTGGCTCTTGAAGCCTGCACATTACCAGAAGGACAAACGTTGTCCGCTACTGGTAGAGATTCACGGTGGCCCAGCTTCAATGTTCGGTCCCGCGGATGCCAGTATGTGGCACGAATACCAGTATTTTCGCGCACGAGGCTATGCGGTATTGTTTTCGAATCCACGCGGATCGAGCGGCTACGGGGAGCAATTTTTAAAAGCAAACTTTAATGACTGGGGGGCGGGGCCATCGCGTGATGTGCTTGAAGCCGTGGATCTGTCGCTTGCCACCGGTATCGTCGACAGCGCGCAGCTATTTATCACGGGTGGATCTTACGGTGCGTATTTAACCGCCTGGATATTGGCACATGACAGTCGATTCCGTGCTGCATCCAGCCAACGTGGGGTATATGATCTGTATGTCTTTTTTGGTAGCGCCAATGTGTGGCCAATGCTGAAACGTTACTTTGATGGATTTCCATGGGAAAAGGGTATGCGCGATATTCTTTTGGCGCAATCGCCGACAACGTATGCGGAGAATATAAAAACACCTTTACTGATATTCCATGGGGAGCAGGATAATCGTACAGGCCCTGTACAGAGCGACTTTTTATATAAACAGCTTAAATATTTGGGACGCGATACGGAATACGTCCGGCATCCACGCGCAGATCATGAGATCACACGCTCTGGAGATGTCGGCCAACGCCTCGATCAGCTGTTGCGAACGTATGAATTCTTCGAACGTTATCGGCATTGA
- a CDS encoding redoxin domain-containing protein, whose amino-acid sequence MKIKYVTVIDSALVKKGSFSFRKQLPLPDLYGISTQRDVIPNYVFLDVGDNKLTIDAKDDNRQLLSLSGSKSQLLFEEYRAQRKPDIRAFIQKYPDNIVSSYLLYREWSYRLSPDELEAHIALLSGPQQQSRYIQELRKIIAVTRQVSIGKKAPAIVANDTAGKPQALYDHLGKYTLIDFWASWCPPCRKENPNIVANYQKYKGQGFEIYAVSLDKKKEAWLKGIADDQLTWQHVSELNYWNSEIAAAYAVRAIPANFLVDDKGTIIAKNVRGEELGKVLDSLFNQGKTEIGGLKKDFKGQNPISYESTQSQAISQQERGTFTVDQRVFFSNDYDGARLNGLTKSSDGIYHLQVAPERAPINPSPWYGFQVWSARDTTIKIQLDYPDGVRHRYDPKVSTDGTNWNKLSGASFDLPISSKRTWISAQANIPSKAVYSWIEQVNPAVQIQKQEVGKTALGKPVNVYVAGNPQSKKAIAVLGRQHPPEITGHYAYASFVEYLLGNSEDAKRFREKYRIYLTPIVNPDGVDLGHWRANANGVDLNRDWAEFNQPETVALRDYFKREIEQQGRELYFAIDFHSTGSDIYYTVDPALPSRFPGFVSNWISTVKQAIPGYEPLVKPLYLGGPTYTAYSYLYKTYQAEALVYEIGDNTDADFIQRKARISAQKLIEKLNES is encoded by the coding sequence TTGAAAATAAAATATGTTACGGTTATTGATTCTGCTCTGGTGAAAAAGGGATCCTTTTCCTTTCGCAAGCAACTTCCGCTTCCCGACCTGTATGGTATTTCCACACAGCGGGATGTCATTCCAAACTATGTTTTTTTGGATGTCGGCGACAATAAATTAACGATCGATGCAAAAGATGACAACAGACAGCTGCTGTCTTTATCGGGGTCGAAAAGCCAGCTACTCTTTGAAGAATATCGGGCGCAACGTAAACCCGATATACGGGCCTTCATCCAAAAGTATCCGGATAATATCGTTTCCAGTTACCTCCTTTACAGAGAATGGTCCTATCGCTTGTCTCCGGATGAGCTGGAAGCTCATATTGCCCTGCTTTCTGGGCCGCAGCAGCAATCGCGTTATATACAGGAGCTCCGAAAAATTATTGCCGTCACACGGCAGGTTAGCATAGGGAAGAAAGCCCCGGCCATTGTCGCCAATGACACTGCTGGCAAACCGCAGGCTCTCTACGATCATTTGGGGAAATATACATTGATTGATTTTTGGGCGTCCTGGTGTCCTCCTTGCCGTAAGGAGAATCCTAATATTGTGGCCAATTATCAAAAATATAAAGGCCAGGGTTTTGAAATCTATGCCGTTTCGCTGGACAAGAAGAAAGAAGCTTGGCTCAAAGGTATTGCGGACGACCAACTGACCTGGCAGCATGTCTCCGAACTAAACTACTGGAATAGCGAAATTGCCGCTGCCTATGCTGTTCGTGCCATTCCGGCCAATTTTTTGGTGGATGATAAGGGGACAATCATTGCCAAGAATGTCCGTGGTGAAGAACTGGGGAAGGTGTTGGACAGTTTGTTTAATCAAGGGAAAACCGAGATCGGTGGACTGAAAAAGGATTTCAAAGGGCAGAATCCGATCAGTTATGAATCGACCCAATCCCAGGCGATCAGCCAACAGGAGCGGGGGACGTTTACTGTAGATCAACGGGTCTTTTTCAGCAATGACTATGACGGTGCCAGACTGAATGGACTAACAAAATCCAGTGACGGTATATACCACCTGCAGGTCGCACCGGAACGAGCTCCGATCAATCCTAGTCCCTGGTATGGTTTTCAGGTCTGGTCCGCCCGCGATACGACGATAAAAATCCAGCTTGACTATCCCGATGGCGTACGTCATCGCTATGACCCGAAAGTGAGTACGGACGGAACGAACTGGAATAAGCTCAGCGGAGCTTCTTTTGACCTGCCGATTTCCAGTAAGAGAACATGGATCTCGGCACAGGCAAATATTCCGTCGAAAGCAGTATATAGCTGGATTGAACAGGTTAATCCTGCTGTTCAAATACAAAAACAGGAAGTGGGTAAAACGGCGCTTGGTAAACCTGTTAATGTATATGTAGCGGGCAATCCACAAAGTAAAAAGGCTATTGCGGTCCTTGGGAGGCAGCATCCGCCCGAAATTACAGGGCATTATGCCTATGCCAGCTTTGTCGAATATCTTTTGGGCAACAGCGAAGATGCAAAGCGGTTTCGTGAGAAATATCGTATTTACCTGACCCCCATCGTTAATCCCGATGGAGTGGATCTAGGGCATTGGCGTGCCAATGCCAATGGTGTTGACCTCAATCGTGACTGGGCCGAATTTAACCAGCCCGAGACCGTTGCGCTGCGCGATTATTTTAAACGGGAAATAGAGCAGCAGGGCCGCGAGCTTTATTTTGCCATCGATTTCCATTCTACGGGAAGCGATATTTATTACACGGTGGATCCTGCCTTGCCAAGTCGGTTTCCGGGCTTTGTATCCAATTGGATAAGCACAGTCAAACAAGCTATTCCTGGGTATGAACCGCTGGTAAAGCCCTTGTATTTAGGTGGACCGACCTACACGGCTTACAGCTACTTGTATAAAACGTATCAGGCCGAAGCATTGGTCTATGAAATTGGCGACAATACCGACGCTGATTTTATTCAGCGTAAAGCCCGTATTTCTGCACAAAAACTAATCGAGAAACTCAATGAAAGCTAG
- a CDS encoding RagB/SusD family nutrient uptake outer membrane protein — MKINTKRNIYLISALLLVSTLNSCKRDDGLFPVPTTAISDKNVFDTPARIEGVVNGIYKSLKGASLYGGRYLLYQDVRGEDFINVTANSYTAYESWNNSYSSGSNDINNLWSAAYTTINGANILIAALSPGTDVISAELSKAYVAEAKFLRAVSYFSLVTVFAQPYNKDQGASPGLPLRLQAEGDGKNNDLARSTVAQVYKQILSDLDEAEKDLPENYATALLNTTRAHKNSARAFKTRVYLTINNYAKVLEEAKKIVPQQIAPFKAQQGVAHELQSDITTVFGGNFTTTESILSMPAGTTDALSGQSAIGYIYLVNKEYYLNPNGILNDTQWRAADKRRSLLQANGDKQYLKKYAKASPYVDYIPVIRYAEVLLNYAEAAAQAEQLTIASALLKAVHQRSDGSFEFPVAALTSKTAILEAIAKERRIELLGEGLRGQDLLRQLKELPGKGDANIQTPSVPTTAQNYIFPAPNTELAVNKLFN; from the coding sequence ATGAAAATTAATACGAAAAGAAATATCTACTTGATCAGCGCTTTATTACTGGTGTCAACCCTGAATTCCTGCAAAAGGGATGACGGATTATTTCCTGTGCCGACGACCGCGATATCGGATAAAAATGTTTTCGACACGCCTGCTCGCATTGAAGGCGTCGTAAATGGCATTTATAAAAGTTTAAAGGGGGCCAGCTTGTATGGTGGCCGTTATCTTCTTTACCAGGATGTCCGTGGCGAAGATTTTATCAATGTAACGGCCAACAGCTACACAGCTTATGAAAGCTGGAATAATTCCTATAGTTCGGGATCCAATGATATCAACAACCTCTGGTCTGCGGCTTATACCACCATTAACGGCGCAAATATCCTGATTGCCGCGCTTAGTCCGGGCACTGATGTCATCAGTGCTGAACTTTCCAAAGCGTATGTTGCGGAAGCTAAGTTCTTGCGTGCGGTATCTTATTTTAGTTTGGTGACGGTATTTGCGCAACCCTACAACAAGGATCAGGGGGCATCGCCGGGCTTACCTTTACGTCTGCAGGCGGAAGGGGACGGAAAGAATAACGATCTGGCGCGCAGCACCGTTGCTCAGGTGTACAAACAGATCTTGAGCGATCTTGATGAAGCTGAAAAAGACCTGCCGGAAAACTATGCAACCGCACTGCTCAATACGACGCGGGCGCATAAAAATAGCGCTCGGGCATTCAAAACCAGGGTGTACCTGACGATAAACAATTATGCCAAGGTACTGGAGGAAGCCAAAAAGATCGTCCCGCAGCAAATCGCACCATTTAAGGCGCAGCAAGGTGTTGCACATGAGTTACAATCAGATATTACGACGGTTTTTGGTGGCAATTTTACCACAACGGAATCTATTTTAAGTATGCCGGCAGGCACAACGGATGCGCTTTCGGGGCAGTCTGCGATAGGATACATCTACCTGGTCAATAAAGAATATTACCTTAATCCAAATGGTATTCTGAACGACACGCAGTGGCGGGCGGCAGATAAAAGACGTAGCCTCCTTCAGGCCAATGGGGACAAACAGTACTTGAAAAAGTATGCTAAGGCTTCACCTTACGTAGATTATATTCCGGTGATTCGATATGCTGAGGTTCTGTTAAATTATGCCGAAGCGGCTGCGCAGGCCGAACAGCTAACGATCGCATCCGCACTCTTAAAGGCTGTACACCAGCGTTCTGACGGGAGTTTTGAATTTCCTGTTGCCGCTCTGACAAGCAAAACGGCCATCTTGGAAGCCATTGCCAAAGAACGACGAATAGAATTGTTAGGTGAGGGCTTGCGGGGTCAAGATTTGCTCCGTCAACTGAAGGAGCTGCCCGGCAAAGGTGATGCGAATATACAGACACCCTCTGTACCTACAACTGCACAGAACTATATTTTTCCGGCGCCTAACACGGAATTGGCGGTCAACAAACTTTTTAACTAA
- a CDS encoding SusC/RagA family TonB-linked outer membrane protein, whose translation MNKRRIRRYSAYLLLAGLAEQPLLTYAQETPKTIINASFRGQVIDAENGQPIEGATVKLYGVTHAVTTDRKGNFAFVTGQKLPARVVVSSVGYKEQIALINEQGDTVRLVPEDRTLEEVVVVGYGTQKRKDFTGAAATISADAIKDIPVQSFDQALAGKASGVSISLPNGLLNNPPVIRVRGLNSISLSSYPLIVIDGIPVNTGNIGSSNVANNPLADINPSDIESIDVLKDAASTSIYGSRAAGGVLIVTTKKGKQGRAKVTYDVWGSAVSATRLPKLLNASQYIAIKNEAVLNNKILSGNASNDKVASELFFPQYDANGKLVETNWYDHVYNTGYSHNHSLAVSGANANTQYYFSGNYSDQEGFFAKNSFDRKGLRFNIEHKVNDWFSLGSNLTYNNTFNDAKNSGSLPSSQLLLIGGARLALVLPPNVSAFKDDGSYNLSSTGLLGPGANLFTNTLYNPEALFAYSKYTTGNDHIFGNLHASLNLLKNLKFTTTYAVDRNLSTTKTYLSPSLGSSGYTNGGSVTNVSSLRNNWNFTNSLTYDQVFAEKHALTLLVGYDIQKYDNDSWNASQNNASDPFFENFQGNWTTLSGAGGSVTERFYRSTFVRTTYNYNKRYFLTANFRRDGNSALGANSKYGDFGGVSLGWSVFEEGFYKNSRLANLLGDLRFRGSWGKVGNGNLSAYESLNLYSSSLYGTVPTWSMSQAGDPNLGWETSEQTNLGLSLDLAHKRLHVDVDYFRNNVNGLILDVPQSPSKGIPGNSILKNVGSMYNRGIEFAISGDVVKKKDFTWNASLNLTHVKNKVTALSGGNADIIGYTHTTTEANNITRVGYAVGSLYGAVTDGVNPENGRRIFINKSGERVQYSAAVASGQSNWTYLDGRTANPITVADYQVLGTALPTYYGGFNNAFRYKAFDAAVNFTFAGGNKVMNGTRGTLLDQRFYNNSVDVLNRWTTPGQETDIPRLVYNDVISNGSAGFSIDQNAEKADFLRLQQLTLGYTLRGNLFNKIGLSSIRIYGQASNLFLITGYSGTDPESSSNGNSNTSIGVEKNSIGQGRTWTAGLNVSF comes from the coding sequence ATGAATAAGAGAAGAATACGACGCTATTCGGCCTATCTATTATTGGCGGGTCTGGCAGAACAGCCCTTGTTAACTTACGCACAAGAAACACCAAAAACGATTATAAATGCATCCTTCCGGGGGCAGGTGATTGATGCCGAAAATGGCCAGCCTATTGAAGGAGCTACGGTCAAGCTTTATGGCGTTACGCATGCGGTGACCACAGACCGGAAGGGCAATTTTGCTTTTGTCACGGGACAAAAGCTTCCGGCACGCGTGGTCGTATCATCCGTCGGCTATAAGGAGCAGATCGCCCTGATCAATGAACAGGGGGATACCGTGCGCTTGGTGCCTGAAGACCGCACGCTGGAAGAAGTCGTCGTCGTGGGTTATGGAACGCAAAAACGAAAAGACTTCACAGGTGCGGCAGCCACGATTTCGGCCGATGCGATCAAAGATATCCCGGTACAAAGTTTTGACCAGGCCCTGGCGGGTAAAGCCTCGGGGGTGAGTATATCTTTGCCCAATGGCTTGCTCAACAATCCGCCTGTCATCCGGGTGCGGGGCTTAAATTCGATATCCCTCAGTTCGTACCCTTTAATTGTCATCGATGGTATTCCCGTTAATACGGGTAATATTGGTTCTTCCAATGTGGCTAATAATCCGCTCGCAGATATCAATCCCTCAGATATCGAATCGATTGATGTCTTGAAAGATGCGGCTTCTACTTCAATTTATGGTTCAAGGGCAGCGGGCGGTGTACTGATCGTAACAACCAAAAAAGGTAAGCAGGGCCGTGCAAAAGTCACCTACGATGTCTGGGGTTCTGCGGTATCCGCGACACGTTTGCCTAAGCTGCTGAATGCCAGTCAGTATATAGCTATTAAAAATGAAGCCGTCCTGAACAACAAGATCTTGTCGGGAAATGCCAGCAACGATAAGGTGGCAAGTGAGCTATTCTTTCCGCAGTATGATGCCAATGGTAAGTTGGTTGAAACCAACTGGTACGATCATGTCTATAACACCGGCTATAGCCACAACCATAGCCTCGCCGTAAGTGGTGCCAACGCCAATACACAGTATTATTTTTCGGGAAATTACTCGGACCAAGAAGGTTTTTTTGCAAAAAACAGTTTCGATCGCAAAGGCCTCCGCTTTAATATCGAGCATAAAGTGAACGATTGGTTTTCGCTGGGGAGTAACCTGACGTATAACAATACCTTCAACGATGCTAAAAATTCGGGTTCCTTGCCCAGCAGCCAGCTGCTGTTGATCGGCGGCGCTCGACTGGCGCTGGTATTGCCACCGAATGTCTCAGCATTTAAGGATGACGGGAGCTACAATTTAAGCAGCACAGGTTTGTTGGGACCTGGAGCCAACTTATTTACGAACACGTTATACAATCCGGAAGCATTATTTGCCTACAGCAAATACACGACCGGTAACGATCATATCTTCGGGAACCTGCATGCTTCGCTCAATCTGTTGAAAAACTTAAAATTCACCACCACTTATGCGGTAGACCGCAATCTATCGACGACAAAGACGTATTTGAGCCCCAGCTTGGGTTCATCGGGCTACACAAATGGTGGCTCGGTTACCAATGTAAGCAGTCTGCGCAACAACTGGAATTTTACCAACAGCCTCACTTATGATCAGGTGTTTGCCGAAAAACATGCGCTGACGCTCTTAGTCGGTTACGATATTCAAAAATACGACAACGATAGCTGGAATGCATCGCAAAACAATGCATCTGATCCGTTTTTTGAAAATTTCCAAGGCAATTGGACAACACTATCGGGAGCCGGCGGGAGTGTTACGGAACGCTTTTACCGCTCTACCTTTGTGCGTACAACATACAACTACAACAAGCGTTATTTCCTGACGGCCAATTTTAGAAGGGATGGTAATTCGGCTTTGGGAGCGAACAGCAAATATGGTGATTTTGGTGGCGTGTCCCTGGGCTGGTCTGTTTTTGAAGAAGGTTTCTACAAGAATAGTCGCTTGGCAAACCTCTTGGGCGATCTACGTTTCCGTGGCAGTTGGGGTAAAGTCGGCAATGGCAATCTATCGGCTTATGAATCGCTCAACTTGTATAGTTCCTCGCTCTATGGCACGGTGCCTACCTGGAGCATGTCGCAAGCGGGCGATCCCAATCTGGGCTGGGAGACTTCCGAACAGACCAATTTGGGCTTAAGCTTGGACCTGGCCCACAAGCGCTTGCATGTGGATGTCGATTACTTTAGAAACAATGTGAATGGACTTATTTTGGATGTACCGCAGTCGCCATCCAAGGGTATCCCCGGGAATAGTATCCTTAAAAATGTTGGCAGCATGTATAACCGCGGGATCGAATTTGCGATCAGTGGTGATGTTGTCAAAAAGAAAGATTTTACCTGGAATGCATCGCTTAATTTGACACATGTAAAAAATAAGGTTACAGCGCTTTCTGGTGGCAATGCTGATATTATCGGTTACACGCATACCACGACTGAAGCCAACAACATTACACGGGTGGGCTATGCTGTGGGCAGCTTATACGGTGCAGTAACCGATGGCGTAAATCCTGAAAATGGGCGGCGCATATTTATCAATAAAAGTGGCGAACGTGTACAATACAGTGCTGCGGTAGCTTCTGGTCAGAGCAATTGGACCTACCTGGATGGCCGCACGGCCAATCCGATTACAGTAGCCGACTACCAGGTCTTAGGGACGGCATTGCCAACGTATTATGGCGGCTTTAATAATGCATTTCGTTATAAAGCTTTTGATGCTGCGGTCAATTTCACCTTTGCAGGTGGCAACAAAGTCATGAATGGTACTCGAGGTACACTGCTGGATCAGCGGTTTTACAACAATTCAGTCGACGTACTCAATCGATGGACTACACCGGGACAAGAAACGGATATACCTCGGCTGGTCTATAATGATGTGATCTCAAACGGTTCTGCCGGATTTTCCATCGACCAAAATGCCGAGAAAGCTGATTTCTTACGTTTGCAACAGCTCACTCTGGGCTACACCTTACGTGGTAACCTGTTTAATAAGATCGGTCTTTCCAGTATTCGCATCTATGGTCAGGCATCGAATCTTTTCTTAATCACGGGATATTCGGGTACGGATCCGGAGTCCTCCTCCAATGGAAATTCCAATACTTCCATCGGTGTGGAAAAGAACTCGATCGGACAGGGACGCACCTGGACAGCTGGTTTAAATGTATCATTTTAA